A section of the Kribbella sp. HUAS MG21 genome encodes:
- a CDS encoding phytanoyl-CoA dioxygenase family protein, with translation MTVVDIYQRDGIVQVPQLLEPAEVERIRTAFMKQVAADLSLAHDDGVPDDDPLAKYPRFVHPHRWTDTEAGAIALELMLDHRILDVVQALIGPALGAQSMFYFKPPGARGQALHQDNTFLRADPETCLAAWIAIDDVDSANGGLQVVPGSHRTELLCPEPADLTESFSTGQVAVPKGMSKVQTTMKPGDVLFFHGSVVHGSRPNTTEDRFRRSLIFHYIPEDSVEIAAFYNPLIRPDRRETVLAEAIGGGPCGDYAQAEP, from the coding sequence ATGACCGTCGTAGACATCTACCAGCGGGACGGCATCGTCCAGGTCCCTCAGCTGCTCGAACCCGCCGAGGTCGAGCGGATCAGGACTGCCTTCATGAAGCAGGTGGCGGCCGACCTCTCGCTCGCCCACGACGACGGCGTACCCGACGACGACCCGCTGGCGAAGTACCCGCGGTTCGTGCATCCGCACCGGTGGACCGACACCGAGGCCGGGGCGATCGCGCTCGAACTCATGCTCGATCACCGGATCCTCGATGTCGTGCAGGCGCTGATCGGCCCGGCGCTCGGCGCCCAGTCGATGTTCTACTTCAAGCCGCCGGGCGCCCGCGGCCAGGCGCTGCACCAGGACAACACGTTCCTGCGGGCCGACCCGGAGACCTGTCTCGCGGCCTGGATCGCGATCGACGACGTGGACTCGGCCAACGGCGGCCTCCAGGTCGTCCCCGGCTCGCACCGCACCGAACTGCTCTGCCCGGAGCCGGCCGACCTGACCGAGTCGTTCAGCACCGGGCAGGTCGCCGTACCCAAGGGGATGAGCAAGGTGCAGACCACGATGAAGCCCGGCGACGTGCTGTTCTTCCACGGCAGCGTCGTGCACGGCTCCCGCCCGAACACCACCGAGGACCGCTTCCGGCGCTCGCTGATCTTCCACTACATCCCCGAGGACAGCGTCGAGATCGCCGCCTTCTACAACCCGCTGATCCGCCCCGACCGCCGCGAGACCGTCCTCGCCGAAGCCATCGGCGGCGGCCCCTGCGGCGACTACGCCCAGGCCGAGCCCTAA